A genomic region of Rhea pennata isolate bPtePen1 chromosome 14, bPtePen1.pri, whole genome shotgun sequence contains the following coding sequences:
- the LOC134146996 gene encoding protocadherin gamma-B5-like, translating into MGARQGAQRRAAAGHVALLAVLLPVCCRAAPERLRYAVPEETGSGSLVGPLARDLGLSPADLPARQLRISSEKPYFAVGAENGHLYVSERLDREEMCGDSASCSVSFEVVLQNPLNVFHVDVAIQDINDNSPVFSKAALDLEIGELMLPGARFPLEMAQDPDVGSNSLLSYQLTDSPSFSLAVKETASGKRQPELVLEAALDREKQSSFQMVLTAVDGGSPARSGTVQIRINVTDANDNAPVFSKSAYEARVRENAPAGSLVLRVRATDADAGSNGRVSYAFSNVPEAVRAVFSIDSDSGDIRNEGTLDFEERNEYSFGVEARDGGGLSGHCQVLVEVTDENDNAPEITPLSVSSPVPEDSPLGTVVALVKVRDRDSGDNGKVRCELEGESPFAIVASSGSSYKVVTASALDRERAAEHNVTVVASDGGSPALCSRTTLALAVSDVNDNAPVFEEAAYSAYVAENNAAGAAVLRVRARDADAGANGRVSYWLAGGSAGEAAAAPYVSVEARSGALYAQRSFDYEQCREFAVEVRAQDGGSPARSSTATVRVFVLDLNDNAPQVLWPAAAASPGAGPFEVVPRSAEAGYLVAKVVAVDADAGRNAWLSYELLQATEPALFRLGLHSGEVRTARAVSERDAARQRLVVVVKDHGQPALSATATLHVVLAESLQEALPALSERAAGAESPADLQFYLVLALALLCALFVLSVALAVAARVRRAGPPAVLRCLGAERFAAAGPAFPADFCEGTLPYSYNLCVAPGRAVAECALLPAPLPSRAVEDLLSGDPPAMLTPSSSRAPAEPPSHPDAVQVCKPTPALFSHPSLSAHPPRLLVCSFRKL; encoded by the coding sequence ATGGGAGCGAGGCAGGGAGCGCAGCGGCGGGCAGCAGCCGGGCACGTCGCGCTGCTGGCCGTGCTGCTGCCGGTGTgctgccgggcggcgccggAGCGGCTGCGCTATGCGGTTCCCGAGGAGACGGGCAGCGGCTCCCTGGTGGGGCCGCTGGCGCGGGACCTGGGGCTGAGCCCGGCAGACCTGCCGGCGCGGCAGCTGCGCATCAGCTCGGAGAAGCCCTACTTCGCGGTGGGCGCGGAGAACGGGCACCTGTACGTGAGCGAGAGGCTGGACCGGGAGGAGATGTGCGGCGACTCCGCGTCCTGCTCGGTCAGTTTCGAGGTGGTGCTGCAGAACCCGCTCAACGTTTTCCACGTCGACGTGGCCATCCAGGACATCAATGACAACTCGCCGGTCTTCAGCAAGGCAGCTCTCGATCTGGAGATCGGGGAATTGATGCTTCCTGGTGCGCGGTTTCCGCTGGAGATGGCGCAAGATCCGGATGTGGGAAGCAACTCGCTGCTCAGCTACCAGCTCACTGACAGCCCCTCCTTCTCGCTGGCGGTGAAGGAGACTGCAAGTGGCAAGAGGCAGCCCGAGCTGGTGTTAGAAGCAGCTTTGGATCGTGAGAAGCAGAGCTCCTTCCAGATGGTGCTGACGGCGGTGGACGGCGGGTCTCCGGCGAGGTCGGGCACGGTGCAGATTCGCATCAACGTGACAGACGCGAATGACAACGCGCCCGTGTTCAGCAAAAGCGCCTACGAGGCGCGAGTGCGGGAGAACGCGCCGGCGGGGTCGCTGGTGCTGCGGGTGCGAGCCACGGACGCGGATGCGGGCTCCAACGGCCGCGTCTCCTACGCCTTCAGCAACGTGCCCGAGGCTGTCCGCGCTGTCTTCAGCATAGACAGCGACAGCGGCGACATCCGAAACGAAGGGACCTTGGATTTCGAGGAGAGGAACGAATACAGCTTCGGCGTGGAAGCGAGGGACGGGGGCGGGCTCAGCGGTCACTGCCAGGTCCTCGTAGAGGTCACAGACGAGAACGACAACGCGCCCGAGATAACGCCGCTGTCGGTGTCGAGCCCGGTGCCCGAGGACTCCCCGCTCGGCACCGTCGTCGCCCTCGTCAAGGTGCGAGACCGGGACTCTGGCGACAACGGGAAGGTGCGGTGCGAGCTGGAGGGCGAGTCGCCGTTCGCCATCGTGGCGTCGTCGGGCAGCTCGTACAAGGTGGTGACGGCGAGCGCGCTGGACAGGGAGCGGGCGGCCGAGCACAACGTGACGGTGGTGGCGAGCGACGGCGGGAGCCCGGCGCTCTGCAGCCGCACGACGCTGGCGCTGGCCGTGTCGGACGTGAACGACAACGCGCCGGTGTTCGAGGAAGCGGCCTACAGCGCCTACGTGGCGGAGAACaacgcggcgggcgcggcggtgCTGCGCGTCCGCGCGCGGGACGCGGACGCGGGCGCCAACGGGCGCGTGAGCTACTGGctggcgggcggcagcgcgggcgaggcggcggcggcgccctaCGTGTCGGTggaggcgcggagcggcgcgctGTACGCGCAGCGCTCCTTCGACTACGAGCAGTGCCGCGAGTTCGCCGTGGAGGTGAGGGCGCAGGACGGCGGGTCGCCGGCGCGCAGCTCGACGGCGACGGTGCGCGTCTTCGTGCTGGACCTCAACGACAACGCGCCGCAGGTGCTgtggccggcggcggcggcgagccccggcgcgggccCGTTCGAGGTGGTGCCGCGGTCGGCCGAGGCGGGCTACCTGGTGGCCAAGGTGGTGGCGGTGGACGCGGACGCGGGGCGCAACGCGTGGCTGTCGTACGAGCTGCTGCAGGCGACGGAGCCGGCGCTCTTCCGGCTGGGGCTGCACAGCGGCGAGGTGCGGACGGCGCGGGCCGTGTCGGAGCGCGACGCGGCCCGGCAGCGCCTCGTGGTGGTGGTGAAGGACCACGGGCAGCCGGCGCTGTCGGCCACGGCCACGCTGCACGTGGTGCTGGCCGAGAGCTTGCAGGAGGCGCTGCCGGCGCTGAgcgagcgggcggcgggcgccgagtCGCCGGCGGATTTGCAGTTCTACCTGGtgctggcgctggcgctgctCTGCGCCTTGTTCGTGCTGAGCGTGGCGCTGGCCGTGGCGGCGCGGGtgcggcgcgccgggccgcccgccgtCCTGCGCTGCCTGGGCGCCGAGCGcttcgccgccgccggccccgccttCCCGGCCGACTTCTGCGAGGGCACCTTGCCCTACTCCTACAACCTGTGCgtggcgccgggccgcgccgtcGCCGAGTGCGCCTTgctgccggccccgctccccagcCGCGCCGTCGAGGATCTTCTCAGCGGCGACCCGCCCGCGATGCTGACGCCCAGCAGCAGCCGTGCCCCGGCAGAGCCGCCGTCGCACCCCGACGCAGTGCAGGTCTGTAAGCCGACCCCAGCCCTCTTCTCGCACCCTTCCTTATCTGCACACCCCCCGCGTCTGCTCGTTTGTAGTTTTCGTAAGCTTTag